AGGCATTGTCCCTCACGACCGTGCTGCACAGGGTGATGGCGACGGTTTCGACGAGCATGGATGGCCAGCTACTCACGTTGGTTGCCACCGCCACGCATCGCCCCATTGTGTGATACGCCCAAAATTGGGGAACGGCCCGAGGTGATGGCCGAAAACGAGCGCGTTCTCCTCGGTGGCGCGTGCGAAGAACCGGCGTCGCACTGCATCGGCCTGCCCGGCATCCATGTCAATGGTCGGCGCCCATTGCGGGTGTTCGATGAACAGCGGATGCACCACCAAGTCGCTGATGTTGTAGACCGTCTGGCCGCCCGCTGCAATCGTGACCATCATGTGGCCGGGCGTGTGCCCAGGCGTTGATTCCAGGCGAATGCCGGGCGCGACTTCTTCGTCGCCTTGCACGAGGGTGACGCGCCCGGCAATCGCATCGAGTGCCTTTCTGGCCGTGGCGATCAGTTGCTCGAGATGCCCGCGCAGGGCGGCTGCTCCGGCCGTCGCAGGATCGGCCGCCATCCAGTAGTCCCACTCCCTTTGCGCGATGGTGTAGTGGGCATTGGGGAAGACCAGCCGGTCCTCAGCGTCAAGCATCCCCCCGACGTGATCGGGGTGAGCATGTGTGATGAGGACGATATTGATCTCGCCCGGATTGATCCCCGCCGCCAACAGGCTGGGGACCAACAAGTTGGTGCGCGACGTCCTGTGGTCGAGACCGGGGAATGCCTGATCGCCCGGGTTGCCGAGATCGCCGGCGCCAACGTCGCACAGCGTCAGGCTGCGTCCCCTTCTGATGAGGAGTAGCGTGTAGGGGAGAAACAGTTGACGCCCTGGCAGGTCGTAACGCGTTGCGCCTTCCGGCGGCACGTTCCCGAAGATCATGGCCGCCGGGTAGTTGATCCCGCCGTCGCTCAGCGCAATCAGCTCGACCTCGCCGATGACCTGCCTATGGAATTGAGCCGCGGGTGGTTTCACTTGCTGATTGACCATTATCATCATCCCTCGATCGAAGCACAGTAACGCCTGGCCAAGCCAAGATGCCGGCGCGCCGTGTACAGATGGTAGGCGTAGAATCCTGGCGTCTACGCTCGTCGCCGTCAGCCGCCAGGACGGATGGGCTGCGGCACGATGGGCGACGGCCCCCACAGCTCCAGCGTGACATCGGTTGCCAGCGTCCGCAGCTCGGCAACCACTCGCTGCACGTCGTCGTGGTCGTACCAGGCCGCTGAGCACACCCAGATCGCCTTCCACGGCTGCATCGCCGCCGATGAGCGCGCCGGCTGGCCCGACGCTCAATCCGCCCTGCACCAGCACATTGTTACCCACGCGCACGTCATCGCGCACCGCCAAACCGCCGGCCTGCAGGTGGCCGCTGGCCAGCGCGGGCGCTTCCAGACATCACGCCGGGCCATTCGACGGCCAGGTGCGGCGCAGCACGCCGATCTGCGAGAGATGGGTCAGCTCGTGCGCGGCGAAGTAGCTGGCCTGCTGGCGCAGCGTCACGGCGCCGAACTCCTGGTGCCGGCCCGTGCGCCACCAGTGCGTCAGCGGCATCTGTTCCAGCTTGTGCAGCGTTTCCCTGCGCGCAGCCCGGTAGGTTCGGAAGATCTCCAGCGCGGTGGGCGGGCGCTCCCCCTCGTTGGCCGCCCAGGTCCAAACCGCCTTCGCTTCCAGCAGGGGGTGTTCTTCCTGCAGGAAGAGGTCGAGCCGGAAAGCGAGCACATCTTGCGCGTCGCGCAGGTGCGTCAGGACGTTGCGAATCGCCCAACCGCCGCCGGCCGGCGCCTGATTCAACTGCGCCTCCGTGAGTCCTTCCAGCAGCGTTGCCACGTCGAGCGGCGTCTGGCGCAGACGTTCGATGGCCGCCAACGGCTCGAACGCGTCGAGCCAGTAGTTGGGCATGAAGCGTTGGTAGGTGCCGGGCCAGGCGCCGCAGGTCGGGCAGTTCGTCTCCGGCGCGCCGAGCAGCAGATGCCCGCAGGTGCGGCAGACATGGGGGTGCGGGATGGTGGTGATCAGGGGCATGCTCCCGCCGGCCATCACGTCAGCGCCTTGTGCGAGGGCCGACCGCGCCGCGGCGCTCACATTCAGGCTGGCAAGCGCGGCCGCGGTCTGCTTGAGGTCGGCGGCGAGTTCATCCGCGCCGATGGGCGCGGCCATCCGAAAGGCAGCCTGGCGGCTCAGCGAATCGGCGATCGCGCGCGTCAGCTTGGCGAGGTTGTACTGCCCTTCGTCCTCCAGCCGGGAAGCCAGCGCAAGGAGATGGACGAGGGTATCGGCCCAGGTTGGTGAATTGGTTGTCATCTTGTGCTCCTCTGATTGTTTGCGAATTGGAGGGAATTATACCACATGCCCGGCTGCGCGCAGCAGGGGCAGCACCTTCTTCCAGCACCAGCCGCCATGAAACGTACCATGGACGAGAACGAACGTACCCATGATAAGAGCCTCTCCGCCTATGGCTGTTCCAACCGTTCCCGGCTGCGCTGGTAATCCAACCCAAGCTCCTTCGGCTGACCCAACTCCAGCGGGTGCAGGTAAAGACCGCGCTCGTCGGTCGGCTTTTCCTCCTCCACCGGGATGCGGTGCGCGTTGGCGTAGGCGTCCTGGCGGATGCCCGTCACCTGCCAGGAGACCCGCAGCCCGGCCGCGCCGCCCGCAATCTGGAAGCGGTTGCCCTGCACCTCCTGGGCAATGTAGAGATTCGGCCCCGGCCCGCCGATGGGCGTCAACTGATAGCGGAAGTCACGGTTGAGCGCCTCGAACCAGGCCGGCAGTTCCACCCATGCTTCACCGTCGCCGTCCAGCCTCGCATTGCCGTTGTAGATGTTCATCATGTCGGGCGACTCGACGAAGGAGTGGTAGAGGTACTGGTTGGCCGGGTCCAGGGGATGATCAATCTTGAAGGAGCCGGCCGACTTACTGAGCGTACCGCTGACATGCACCCTGCCGCTGAAATACCCGGCGTAGCCGCTGGCAGACTCGGTCGCGCCATACACGCCGTAGTTGGTGCCGCTGCTGGCGACAGCATAGCCGTACACGCCGCGGCCGGTGGTGCTCTCGGACGTGCCACGCACACCGTAGTTGGTGCCGTTTGCGGCTGAAGCATAGCCAAACACGCCGCGGCCATTGCCGCTGTCGGACCAGCCGTACACCCCGGTGGTAGTACCGCTGGTGGCTGTCGTGACCCCATAAACGCCGCGGCCATCGGTGCTGGCGGACTGGCCGTAGACACCAAAGGTGCTGCCGCTGGTGGATGGGGCGTAGCCATAAACGCCGCGGCCATCGGGACTGCTGGCCTGGCCATGTACCCCATAGGTTGTGCCGCTGGCAGATGAGGCCAGACCATAGACGCCGCGGCCTCCGCTGCTGGCCGACAGGCCGAACATCCCATAGGTGGCGCCGCTGGTGGCGGTGGCCCGGCCATACACCCCACGGCCATCGGTGCTGGCGGACTGGCCGTACATCCCGTGGGTCGTGCCGCTGGCGGCTGTGGCAGCGCCATACACGCCGATACCGCCAGTGCTGCTGGACGTGCCGTACACCCCATAGGTTGGTCCGCTGGCGGCTAATGCGGAGCCAGACACACCGTGGCCATCCGTGCTGCTGGACTGGCCAAGGACCCCATAGGCCTGACCGCTCGTACTGGTTGTAACGCCGAAGACGCCGCGACCAGATGAACTGTCAGACGCACCAAGCACCCCATAGGTTTGACCGCTGGTGCTGGTTGCAACGCCGTATACACCACGGCCAGTCGTGCTGACGGATTCGCCGTATACACCATAGGTTGCGCCGCTGGCGGCGACGGCAGACCCATATAGGCCACGGCCGTTGCTACTGGTGGACACACCGCCCACGCCGTTCGTCGTGCCGGTGTAGGATGAGGCGTAGCCGAACACACCACTGCCGGAGTTGCCGTTGGACTCGCCGTAGACGCCAAAGGTCGTACCGCTGGTGGACGTCGCCAGGCCGCGCACACCGCGACCCCCATTGCTCTCGCTCATGCCAAACACGCCGTCGTTCTGGCCGTTTGTATTGGACGCATAGCCAAAGACGCCGCGGCCTGCCATGCTGGCGGACACACCCACTAGTCCGGAGGTGTCGCCGCTGGCGGCAGTGTGCTCAACTCGCAGGCCGTGCGCGCCGGAGGCGCCCGTCCACGTCTCGCCCCAGTGGTTGTGACCCGAGGTGTAGATGCCGCTGGTGCTCCAGCGGCCGGCGGTCAACTGAATATCAAAGACGTCAATGTCGCCATCCTGATCAACGTCGCAGCCGGAGGCATAGCCGGCGCCCGCCAGGCAGACGCCCACTTCAGGGCTTTCCGGCGGCTCCTGGGCGCTGGCCGGCCCCATCGCCAGCGCCAGGAACATCAACACGACTGCCAGGGCCGTCACACGAACGATGGGAATCATGACTCATACCTCCTGAATGTTGTTTATGCTGCAAGCGGGCACGAATTGCGCCTGTTTCCGTAGGCGGAACCAAACATGTTCCCTGGCCCCGCACTAGGGCTAACGACTTTGTCCCAGCGCTTGCTCGAGCGCGGCGAGCCGGCTGCTCAGCTTGTCGAGCTGAGCCTGTTGGCCGGCGTTCTGGGCAGCCAGCGCCTGGTTTGTGTTCTGCGCTTCCTGCAGCATCTGATACAGCCCCTGGATCGCGGCGAATGCGATCCCGTTCATGTCGAGCGCGTTGAGGGACTGTTCATCCTCGCCCAGTCCAAACGCCGCGTAGAGATCTGGCGCCTGCGGACCGATGTGGCGCACTGTGCGGTCGTCGTGCGTGGTGCTCCAGGTTGAGATGGGCACCTGGCTCAGGCGCTGCAGGGTATCCACACCATCAACGATCTCCTGGTTGCCTGACCTGGGTCGCAGGTCCACGCAGTTCCAGCCGCCGCTGTTGGCGTGCAGGTAGCAATAAACCGTCAGCACGCCCTGATTGTCCACACCAACCGTGAAATTGACATCACCGGTTGCGCGCACCCAGAAACCATTCGGGTTGCTGACCCCCCAGTCGTATGGCAAACTATCTGCCCAAACAAACAGCCCCGTTGCGGCCGCTTTTGCGCGCTGCCCGGCGGCGAAACTGTAATTCCCTGTCGCCTGGTTGTACGCACCGCCGGGAACCACGGCATTCGTGCCACTGGCCGTGTTGAACGCGCCGCCACCCACCACCGAACCGATGCCCGAAGCTGTGTTGCCCTCCCCACCGCCTACGAAGGACTTGTCACCGGTCGCATCGTTGTGAACACCACCGGCCACCGTGGCCTGGGTCGCAGTTGCGTCGTTCCCGTAGCCACCAGCCACCGCGGCATAACTACCGCTGGCCACGTTGCCGTACCCACCAGCAACCGTCGCGTAGGGGCGGTCATCGCTGGTTCCGCCGGCGTTGCCGGCGCGGTTGTTGCCGCCGCCGCTCACGCTCCCGTAATCGTCGGTGACGCGGTTGCCGGTGGCCGGATCGGCCGGGTTGCTGCGTCCGCCGCCGGCGATCGTCGTGTACGCCGCGGTCGTCGTATTGCCAAAACCGCCGCCAACACTGGCAAAGCTGCCGCTGGCCGTATTCGACGAGCCGCCCAACACGCCCGCCGCCAGGCCGCTGGCGATGTTGCCGGTGCCGCCGACGACGACGGCCCAGCCTCCGCTGGCCTGGTTCTGCTCGCCGCCGCCAACGATGGCTGTGCCGCCGCTCGCCGTATTCTCCGACCCCCCACCCACGCTGGCAAACGCGCCGCTGGCGGTGTTGCTCTGGCCGCCGCTGACCGTGGCGTACGTCCGGTCGCCGGTGGTGCCGGCATTGTCACCGGCCTGGTTGTTGCCACCGCCGCTCACCGTGCCGTAATCGTCCGTGACGCGGTTGGCCGTCGCCGAGTTGAGCGCGTCGGTCCGTCCGCCGCCACCGATCGTGGCATAGCCGGCGTTGGTGATGTTACCCAGGCCGCCGCCGATCGTCGCATAGGCTCCGCCCGCGGTGTTTTGGCCACCGCCAACGGCTGTTGCTGCATGGCCGCTGGCCTGGTTGTATGCCCCACCGCCAATCGTGCTGTAATCGCCGTAGGCCGCATTGTCTACGCCGCCGCCAACGGCGGCATAATGGCCGGCCGCGTTGGCAGACCCACCCGCGATCGTCGCATTCTGGCCGTTGGCCACGTTGCTCTCGCCGCCACCCACGGTGGCCGCGATGTGAAGAGCCTGGTTACCAGCCCCACCGGCCACTGTGCTGCCCCAGGCGTCCTCGGCGTTGCCGTTGTTGGTGCCGGCCTGATTGCCAGCCCCGCCGCCTACGCTGCTCCACTTGTCGGTCGCCAGGTTGCCCGTGGCTGGATTGCCCGGGTCTCGCCGGCCGCCACCGCTGACCGTGGCCCAGGGGCCGCTGGCCGTGTTGCCGAATCCCCCACTGACTGTGGCATACGTCCCGCTCGCCGTGTTGATCGAGCCACCGCCAATCGTGGTCCAGGCGACCGGCGCCAGGTTGACGTAGCCGCCGCCCACAGTGGCATAGGGCCCGCCGGCGCTGTTGGCATACCCGCCGCTGACCGTGCCGTGGGTGCCACCGACCGCATTGGGGCCGGCCGTCGCGCCACCGCCGCTGATCGTGGCGCCATAGACGCCAGGGGTGATGCTGTTGCTGCTGTGGCCGCCCACCAGGTTGGGGCTGGTTGTGTGCGGCTCCAGGCGCAGGGCACGCTGGTTGTTGACCTTCAGCTCGAGGGGTTGGTTATCCGTGGTGCCGACGAAGTGCGTGCCGGGCGCCGTTGCCGCATTGCCGGTCAGGTCCCAACTGCCGCTGCTCCACGGCCCCGCCTGTCCCCAATGGCCGGCCGCGAGCTGGATGTCAAAGATGTCCACGTCGCCGTCGTGGTCTACGTCGCAGGCGGGGTCGTAGGCTCCACCTGGCGCGCAGGGGCCGGCCAGCACCCGCGCGGGCGTCAGCCCGCTCAGGGACGCGGCCCCTGCATGGATGCTCACGGTCGCCAGCAGGGCTGCGGCCAACGCCATCAGCAGTTTCTGTCTCATTGTGCCAGACATGTTGACTCCTTCGTTGACTGCGCCACCCCGCCCGGCTCGGATTACTCCGGCGGGTCGAGGTTGCGCTGGTAGTCCAGGCCCAGTTCTGCGTCCAGGCCCAGCTCGACAGGGTGCAGGTAGAGGCCCGCCTCCTCGACCGGCTTCGCTTCCTCCACCGGGATGCGATGGGCGTTCGCGTAGGCGTCCTGGCGGATGCCGGTGACCTGCCAGGAGACCTCCAGGCCCGGATCGCCGCCGGCGATCTGGAAGCGGTTGCCGCTGATCTTGCGCGCCACGTAGACCGGCGCCCAGCCGCCGATCGTCGTGAGCTGGTAGCGAAAGTCCCGATTGAGCGCCTCGAACCAGGCCGGCAGTTCGACCCAGGCCTCGCCGTCGCCGTCCAGCGTGGCGTTGCCGTTGTAGATGTTCATCATATCGGGCGACTCGACGAAGGAGTGGGAGAGGTACTGGTTGGCCGGATCGAGCGGGTGGTCAATCTTGAACGAGCCGGCTGACTTGCTCAGGGTGCCAAGCACATGCACCGGACCGACGAAATAACCGGCATAACCACTGGAGGATCCGGTCACACCGTACACGCCGATGGCGGTCCCGCTGCTGGCTGTGGCAACCCCATAAACGCCTCGCCCGTTGGTGCTGGCGCTTTCGCCGTACAGGCCGTAGGTGGTGCCGCTCGTGGCCGTGGTTTTGCCATAGACGCCTTGTCCGTCAGGGCTTGCACTCTCGCCATAGACGCCGGTGGTGTCACCGCTGGCCGCCGTGGCCACGCCCAACACCCCCGTGCCCGATGTGCTTGCACTCTGGCCCCACACCCCGTGGGTGGCGCCGGTTGCCGCGCTGGCGTAGCCGGAGACACCGCGCCCCGTGGCGCTGCTGTTCCAGCCGTCAATGCCGGCGAGGCCGCTGCTGGTCTTCGCCCACACGGCGGTGTCGGTCGCCGCAACGGCCTGGATGGCCCGGCCGCTGGCATAGTTTTGGACGAAGAGGGCGTCGGCGCCATTGCCTTCGAAGAGGCCGGCATAACCAGCGCCGCTGGTGCTGTAGCCGTACACGCCGATAGAGGCCCCGCTGCCCGCCGAGGCGGCGCCGTAGACGCCGTAGCCGCCGATGCTTTCGCTATGCCCATACACACCAATGGTGAAGCCGTTGGCCGCGGTGGTGCGACCGGATACGCCGACGCCGTTGTCGCTGTCGCTGCGGCCATGCACGCCATAGGCAAAGCCGGTGGCCGCGTTGGCCCAACCGTACACACCCCGACCGCTGGGGCTGTTGCTCTCGCCGAACACGCCGGTGGTGACGCCGTTGGCAGCGTCGGCAATACCGTACACGCCGCGGCCGTTGGAGCTGTCGCTCTGGCCCCACACACCGTAGGTGTAGCCGGTGAGGGAGGTGGCGCGCCCCAGGAGACCCCGGCCGTCGCTGCTGTTGCTCTGACCCCAGACGCCATACGTCGTGCC
Above is a genomic segment from Candidatus Amarolinea dominans containing:
- a CDS encoding DinB family protein, with amino-acid sequence MTTNSPTWADTLVHLLALASRLEDEGQYNLAKLTRAIADSLSRQAAFRMAAPIGADELAADLKQTAAALASLNVSAAARSALAQGADVMAGGSMPLITTIPHPHVCRTCGHLLLGAPETNCPTCGAWPGTYQRFMPNYWLDAFEPLAAIERLRQTPLDVATLLEGLTEAQLNQAPAGGGWAIRNVLTHLRDAQDVLAFRLDLFLQEEHPLLEAKAVWTWAANEGERPPTALEIFRTYRAARRETLHKLEQMPLTHWWRTGRHQEFGAVTLRQQASYFAAHELTHLSQIGVLRRTWPSNGPA
- a CDS encoding MBL fold metallo-hydrolase, giving the protein MVNQQVKPPAAQFHRQVIGEVELIALSDGGINYPAAMIFGNVPPEGATRYDLPGRQLFLPYTLLLIRRGRSLTLCDVGAGDLGNPGDQAFPGLDHRTSRTNLLVPSLLAAGINPGEINIVLITHAHPDHVGGMLDAEDRLVFPNAHYTIAQREWDYWMAADPATAGAAALRGHLEQLIATARKALDAIAGRVTLVQGDEEVAPGIRLESTPGHTPGHMMVTIAAGGQTVYNISDLVVHPLFIEHPQWAPTIDMDAGQADAVRRRFFARATEENALVFGHHLGPFPNFGRITQWGDAWRWQPT